Proteins encoded by one window of Arachis hypogaea cultivar Tifrunner chromosome 1, arahy.Tifrunner.gnm2.J5K5, whole genome shotgun sequence:
- the LOC112760562 gene encoding transcription termination factor MTERF15, mitochondrial, whose protein sequence is MRGSYKKNLFLYHHTVFTRTSSPSFLIPSPSSIFRAPNYATVTEILEKQSVTVNYLVNNCGFLPDSALHASKDVLFKSPEKPDSVIALFRSFGFSDLQIHNVIRKSPGILLCKTKETLLPKLQFLISKGASKLQLARIIDLNPLILKRSLEKHLIPAFDLLNNFIRSEERTVASILRAGQILTCSRSLRNINMLVDLGVRKISMARLIRQWPWLLLCNSEVRLKSIVDEVIKMGVDPSKANFVPALYATYLPKSMWDKKVELFKRFGLTDDNILEAFVKHSCCMLISVQKTEACIEFFVKELGWKPVDVTNYPVLLSLNLEKRLVPRAAVLKILMANGAINSGKHLLAYTVSEEMFFKKYVNRGKDQAPELLKLYREKMNLPVMDSKLMS, encoded by the coding sequence atgAGGGGATCTTATAAGAAAAACCTGTTCTTGTACCACCACACCGTCTTCACAAGAACCTCATCACCCTCATTTCTGATCCCTTCACCATCTTCCATATTCCGTGCTCCCAATTACGCCACAGTCACAGAAATCCTGGAAAAACAATCCGTTACGGTGAATTACCTCGTCAACAATTGTGGGTTCCTCCCAGATTCGGCTCTTCATGCTTCGAAAGACGTCCTTTTTAAGAGTCCCGAGAAACCCGACTCAGTCATCGCACTCTTCAGGAGCTTCGGTTTCTCAGATTTGCAGATTCATAATGTCATTCGGAAATCGCCCGGGATTCTCCTCTGCAAAACCAAAGAGACCCTCTTGCCCAAGCTCCAGTTCCTCATCTCCAAAGGTGCTTCAAAATTACAACTTGCCCGCATCATCGATCTCAACCCTCTAATCTTGAAAAGAAGCTTAGAGAAACACCTGATCCCCGCTTTCGATTTGTTGAACAATTTCATTCGTTCTGAAGAAAGGACCGTTGCTTCTATCTTACGTGCTGGCCAAATTTTAACTTGTTCTAGGTCGCTTCGAAATATTAACATGTTGGTTGATTTAGGGGTCCGTAAGATAAGCATGGCAAGGCTAATTCGGCAGTGGCCTTGGTTGCTTTTATGCAATTCTGAAGTTCGCCTTAAGAGTATAGTAGATGAAGTCATTAAAATGGGGGTTGATCCCAGCAAGGCTAATTTCGTTCCTGCATTGTATGCTACGTATCTTCCAAAGTCCATGTGGGATAAGAAGGTTGAGTTGTTCAAGAGGTTTGGATTAACTGACGACAACATTCTTGAGGCGTTTGTGAAGCACTCTTGCTGTATGCTGATATCTGTGCAGAAAACTGAGGCCTGCATTGAATTCTTTGTCAAAGAACTCGGTTGGAAGCCTGTTGATGTCACCAATTATCCGGTTCTTCTCTCGCTGAATTTGGAGAAAAGGCTTGTTCCCAGGGCTGCTGTCTTGAAGATTCTTATGGCCAATGGTGCCATTAACAGTGGTAAGCATTTGTTAGCATATACTGTTTCGGAAGAGATGTTCTTTAAGAAGTATGTGAATCGTGGTAAGGATCAAGCACCGGAGTTATTGAAGCTGTATCGGGAGAAAATGAATCTTCCAGTAATGGATAGTAAATTGATGTCTTGA